The DNA window ATGGTCGTGGAATACGCGGGATGTCTCGAGTGCGGCACCTGCATGATCGCCTGCATCTACGGCTCGGTTAAATGGCATTATCCGAAAGGGGGCTATGGGGTCCAGTACCGTTTTGGATAACCGGGCCCTTGACAGACGGGGGCGGTTCGGTTAATATTCGACCGACCGATCGGATTTCAACCAGACGGTCGGTTTTTTTCTAAAAATATCTTTTTGAAATAACAATGGAAATCGAAACCAAGGAAGCAAACTTCAAAGAGAGGGAAAAAAAGGAAAAGATCGCCAAGGCCGCCGCTCGGCTCTTCAATGAAAAGGGTTATCTTGAGACGAGCATGGACGACATCTCGATTGCGGCCCATTTAAGCAAAGGGGGTATCTATCACTACTTCTCGAGCAAGGACGAGATCCTCTTCTTCATCGCCTCGAAATTCATGGACCTCCTGCTGAGGGGGCTGGAGGATGAGCTGAACCGGTTTGAAGATCCCTCTGAAAGGCTCAAATACTTCATCTCCCGTCACATCACGTTTTACACCCGCTACCTCTCAGAAGCCAAGACCGTCATCCACGAAGCCCACCTCCTTCCCGCTGAATATTTCAAGGTGATCGCAGAGAAGGAAAGGCAGTATCACCGAATCGTCAGCCAAGTCCTCTACGCCCTCTTCGAAGGCAGGATCGAAAAGGAACGGCTGAAGGCCCTCGCCTTCATCCTCTTCGGAACCTGCAACGGCATCTACTACTGGTATCATCCCAAAGGGCCGATCGTTCCCGAGGAGCTTTCCGAAATGATCGGGACCATCCTCTGCGTGGGGCTCACCGGGTATAAACAACAGATGGAGAGGGATTAAGAGATGACGACGCTCGATCCAAGGGATCTCCTTCCGACCGACGAATTAAGGCGTTTCCGCGATGAGGTTCACCAACTGGCCAAAGAGAAGATCGCCCCCCAGGCCTCTCTG is part of the Thermodesulfobacteriota bacterium genome and encodes:
- a CDS encoding TetR/AcrR family transcriptional regulator, with the protein product MEIETKEANFKEREKKEKIAKAAARLFNEKGYLETSMDDISIAAHLSKGGIYHYFSSKDEILFFIASKFMDLLLRGLEDELNRFEDPSERLKYFISRHITFYTRYLSEAKTVIHEAHLLPAEYFKVIAEKERQYHRIVSQVLYALFEGRIEKERLKALAFILFGTCNGIYYWYHPKGPIVPEELSEMIGTILCVGLTGYKQQMERD